A single Chanos chanos chromosome 8, fChaCha1.1, whole genome shotgun sequence DNA region contains:
- the LOC115819247 gene encoding thread biopolymer filament subunit alpha, producing the protein MADTGFRISGGAVRFGATYGGNRLFSSARGGAGASLSLSRSLGMARGLGGAGLGLGGGLGLGLGLGGGGGGGGLGLGLGLGAGAGAGAGAGLGLGGGGLGIGGGRAGLRVGAAPLRARLGGRVFKIGGYGFNPTFLSSTTTVDAGSSPVPSIDPSLPSMDTVQVTRLKEKEELQALNDKFASFIDKARSLEQHNAILKAKISMFTNPEQGGPASTSILLTSAIGTYKSQIDSLTGTKEAIIAEIEHYKGIIDDVQARYEEESAQTKTLEMDWTTLKEEVDGLYLAIFELQTSIGGLEDQIALSKQVYDAKVKEVRNIVTGSVKSAVSISVDNTAQAQDLTTALAEVKAHYETLAQRSKQDAFLSVQDSLSMMSVSSQPSTQALTAAKEELRVYKLQIDSVQREIDRLKSLNIQLESQVEEAESHSSSHTETYQEQVVTLKSQLDDLRKQIAHYGQEYQELLASKMSLDVEITAYKKLLDSEENRLKAGGGVTVHMTKTAVGGGGGGGLALGAGGGGLGGGGGLGLGGGFGLGLGLGGGLGGGLGGGLGGGLGGGLGLGLGGGFGLGGGAASFGGGSSYMSSSLSSSALSSTVY; encoded by the exons ATGGCAGACACAGGCTTCCGAATTAGCGGTGGGGCCGTCCGATTTGGGGCCACGTATGGGGGCAATCGGCTTTTCTCAAGTGCCAGGGGTGGTGCCGGGGCAAGTCTGTCTCTATCCCGCTCTCTGGGCATGGCAAGGGGGCTTGGTGGAGCCGGGTTGGGCTTGGGTGGAGGTCTCGGTCTGGGGCTTGGattgggaggaggaggaggtggaggaggccTGGGACTAGGGCTCGGATTAGGTGCTGGAGCTGGTGCTGGCGCTGGAGCCGGGTTAGGTTTAGGCGGAGGTGGTTTGGGTATTGGAGGCGGTAGAGCAGGGCTTAGGGTGGGGGCAGCCCCTCTCCGAGCACGGTTGGGAGGCCGCGTCTTTAAGATCGGGGGGTATGGCTTCAACCCAACCTTCCTCAGCAGCACCACCACAGTGGACGCCGGTTCTAGTCCTGTTCCCAGCATTGACCCCTCGCTGCCTTCTATGGACACAGTTCAGGTCACCCGCttaaaggagaaagaggaactgCAGGCCCTCAATGACAAATTTGCCTCCTTCATTGATAAG GCCCGGTCACTGGAACAACACAATGCTATCTTGAAAGCCAAGATCTCCATGTTCACCAACCCAGAACAGGGTGGTCCAGCCAGCACCTCTATCCTTCTCACGTCTGCCATTGGAACCTACAAGTCTCAAATCGACAGTCTCACCGGCACCAAAGAGGCCATTATCGCAGAGATTGAACACTACAAAGGCATCATTGATGATGTCCAAGCCAG GTATGAAGAGGAATCAGCTCAAACCAAAACTTTAGAGATGGATTGGACCACTTTGAAAGAg GAGGTGGATGGCCTTTACCTTGCCATTTTTGAGCTGCAGACCAGTATCGGCGGATTGGAGGACCAGATCGCTCTGTCTAAGCAAGTATATGATGCT AAAGTGAAGGAGGTAAGAAACATTGTGACAGGCAGTGTGAAGTCAGCAGTCTCCATTTCTGTGGATAACACAGCTCAAGCCCAGGACCTGACCACAGCCCTGGCAGAAGTCAAAGCCCACTACGAAACTCTGGCCCAACGAAGCAAACAGGACGCTTTCCTCTCTGTCCAAGACAGT ctgtctATGATGTCCGTGTCCTCTCAACCCAGCACACAGGCCCTCACAGCGGCCAAGGAGGAACTGAGGGTCTACAAACTCCAGATCGATTCTGTGCAGAGAGAAATTGACAGACTCAAATCACTG AATATTCAGCTCGAGTCTCAGGTAGAGGAAGCAGAATCTCACTCCAGCTCTCACACTGAGACGTACCAGGAACAAGTTGTCACTCTCAAGTCTCAGCTCGACGATCTGAGAAAG cAAATTGCACACTATGGCCAAGAGTATCAGGAGCTGCTGGCCAGTAAAATGTCTTTGGATGTTGAAATTACTGCCTACAAGAAGCTTCTggacagtgaggagaacag GCTTAAGGCAGGCGGTGGTGTGACAGTCCACATGACCAAGACGGCCGTGGgcggaggtggtggaggtggtcTTGCCCTGGGTGCAGGCGGAGGCGGACTGGGAGGTGGTGGAGGTCTCGGCCTTGGGGGTGGATTTGGCCTTGGTCTCGGCCTGGGTGGCGGTCTAGGCGGAGGCCTTGGTGGTGGACTAGGAGGAGGCCTGGGAGGAGGCCTGGGACTAGGACTGGGCGGAGGATTCGGCCTTGGAGGAGGTGCTGCTTCCTTTGGCGGTGGAAGCAGCTATATGTCATCTAGCCTGAGCAGCAGTGCAT TGTCCTCCACTGTTTACTGA